Proteins encoded in a region of the Drosophila sechellia strain sech25 chromosome 2L, ASM438219v1, whole genome shotgun sequence genome:
- the LOC6617744 gene encoding solute carrier organic anion transporter family member 1A1: protein MAQNTRNSDLSQIAVNANNIPDDSVDCGIKGLGWCRGPGCQKYARLRTFILVLAITGTFQGACESYFRVSAKQASFQFGWNPLIVDWLLVASGLFQAVFALAFAYWADVYHPIKWLVGTLMLQAVTCVVAVIPSIMNFADGNKAKDALLDANMCATSLAQFQRLTLTEAQSSSLTLAMLFVLQLALGMGGLAYYTLGVSYIDDNSLSHDSPAVIGAALAARVFGQQAGSFLVLGVGLTHVGWWLGWVILAPFIFVGAVLLGLFPKRLPKTVIHQAAQRIIEQSNMRSFGSQFSTYMDDSDFWPSLKRLFNNRLLMFNLLSIMCVQSAVVNYGLQEESYLQSRFFLPYNEQDGLAAEWRSAFVSYFLKPPVMALGMLISGLVISKAKLSARKITGINIALSIHLVAIFIGLVFVQCDVGAIAGVEGGKLKQPYCSSQCLCTPTAFMPVCPENSAVTYFSPCYAGCTKKTTINSFELFEGCSCSGDQTLNSTGQMRATAGACSSDNCQGAIIIFQIMSISVAFLMGVGAIGKTLITLRAVLPQDKSLALAFELMIVGLFAYVPVHLSYDIVTRTTCVYWAPNYERCLLRETPKHGNVLDILTASLILASVLFDILVYIFAKGLNLYNCKVTDTNYTPSLYAPIPHEDATTSPSAPRGGSPVTTTTTSSPIQRRDAAPEPRTETAVFRNPSSVTTSSGGAQSIVEPSESGVTYAQVVFPPDRRKPDDGSTSPKRLAVPANVPLHLLSESDVRSQLGNLKSFNPPKQEADRGQDTVDTDDVVVTQPQVQAVLPITRDLHPNDQPHPESPRPQSPETDF, encoded by the exons ATGGCGCAAAATACGCGCAACTCCGATTTATCGCAGATAGCGGTCAATGCCAACAATATACCCGATG ACAGCGTCGATTGTGGCATCAAGGGTCTGGGCTGGTGCCGCGGTCCCGGATGCCAGAAATATGCCCGGCTGCGCACCTTCATCCTGGTCCTGGCCATCACGGGAACTTTTCAGGGCGCCTGCGAATCCTACTTCCGCGTGTCGGCCAAACAGGCTTCCTTTCAGTTCGGTTGGAATCCACTGATTGTGG ATTGGCTGCTGGTGGCCAGTGGATTATTCCAGGCGGTCTTTGCTTTGGCCTTCGCCTACTGGGCGGACGTCTATCATCCTATCAAATGGCTGGTGGGAACTCTGATGCTGCAGGCAGTCACCTGTGTGGTGGCTGTGATTCCCTCCATTATGAACTT TGCCGATGGCAACAAGGCAAAGGATGCTCTGCTGGATGCCAATATGTGCGCCACATCCTTGGCACAGTTCCAGAGACTCACACTGACCGAGGCCCAGAGCAGCAGCCTCACCCTCGCGATGCTCTTCGTTCTTCAGCTGGCCTTGGGAATGGGAGGATTGGCCTACTACACGCTGGGTGTCAGCTACATCGACGACAACTCCCTGTCACACGATAGTCCGGCGGTGATAGGAGCTGCTTTGGCTGCGCGCGTATTTGGCCAGCAGGCGGGATCCTTCCTAGTGCTTGGAGTGGGTCTCACCCATGTGGGTTGGTGGCTCGGTTGGGTGATACTGGCACCCTTCATTTTCGTGGGCGCTGTGCTCCTGGGACTGTTTCCCAAACGACTGCCCAAGACAGTCATTCACCAGGCGGCTCAACGGATAATTGAGCAGTCCAACATGCGTAGCTTTGGCAGTCAGTTCTCAACTTATATGGATGACTCCGATTTTTGGCCATCGCTGAAGAGGCTGTTCAATAACCGCCTGCTGATGTTCAACCTGTTGAGCATCATGTGCGTGCAGAGTGCAGTCGTGAACTATGGCCTCCAGGAGGAGAGCTATCTGCAGAGCAGGTTCTTCTTGCCCTACAACGAACAGGATGGCTTGGCGGCAGAGTGGAGATCGGCCTTCGTTTCCTACTTCCTCAAGCCCCCAGTTATGGCGTTGGGAATGCTGATTAGTGGCCTGGTCATCTCGAAGGCCAAGTTATCTGCTCGTAAAATCACGGGTATAAACATAGCCCTCAGTATCCATCTGGTAGCGATTTTCATCGGCCTGGTCTTTGTCCAGTGCGATGTGGGCGCCATTGCTGGTGTGGAGGGTGGTAAGCTGAAACAGCCCTATTGCTCCAGTCAGTGCCTGTGCACACCCACTGCCTTCATGCCCGTCTGTCCGGAAAACAGTGCAGTCACCTACTTCTCGCCCTGCTACGCGGGTTGCACCAAGAAGACCACCATCAATAGCTTTGAGCTGTTCGAgggctgcagctgcagtggGGATCAGACATTGAATTCCACTGGTCAGATGAGGGCCACTGCTGGAGCTTGCAGCTCTGACAACTGCCAGGGAGCCATCATCATCTTCCAGATCATGAGCATTTCGGTGGCATTCCTAATGGGCGTCGGAGCCATAGGAAAGACGTTGATCACACTGCGAGCTGTCCTGCCACAGGACAAGTCCTTGGCCCTGGCCTTTGAACTAATGATCGTGGGCCTCTTCGCCTATGTTCCGGTGCATCTCAGCTACGACATTGTCACCC GCACAACCTGCGTTTACTGGGCACCCAACTACGAGCGTTGTCTGCTGCGGGAAACGCCGAAGCATGGCAACGTCCTGGATATTCTCACAGCCTCATTGATCCTGGCCAGTGTGCTTTTCGATATACTCGTATACATATTCGCCAAAGGACTCAATCTTTACAACTGCAAGGTGACGGACACTAATTACACACCCTCTCTGTACGCACCAATTCCGCATGAGGATGCGACAACGTCGCCCAGTGCTCCTCGTGGAGGAAGTCCAgtgaccaccaccaccacctcctcgCCCATTCAACGCAGAGATGCCGCTCCAGAACCACGGACAGAGACAGCGGTATTCAGGAATCCCAGTTCGGTGACTACTTCATCGGGCGGAGCACAGAGCATTGTGGAGCCCAGTGAGAGTGGAGTCACCTATGCACAAGTGGTCTTTCCACCAGACAGACGCAAGCCAGATGACGGTAGCACCAGTCCCAAGCGGTTGGCCGTCCCAGCAAACGTACCATTGCATCTGCTCTCCGAGTCGGACGTTCGCAGCCAGTTGGGCAACCTGAAGTCCTTCAATCCTCCCAAACAGGAGGCGGACAGGGGTCAAGACACTGTAGACACCGATGATGTGGTGGTAACCCAACCACAGGTCCAAGCTGTGCTTCCGATCACCAGAGACCTTCACCCAAATGATCAACCGCATCCTGAGAGTCCGAGGCCACAGAGCCCAGAAACGGACTTCTAA
- the LOC6617743 gene encoding uncharacterized protein LOC6617743, producing MYFIASLLLIVPIALASAPVTSSPPVLVWGVETPKATSIFQPVTTSQFQKIIRNLQKNNMIIIYLASELAAKDINCDLCFPYLTKIQPMNYYSQVEEPLNAVERVAEKTGELIWHIPKITEMGSLEAEMELPCQKGEIHAFSFNDRNLLAHDAAMAVATYQFSDCPVVHVYTAYTEEDKALQRRKSQKTQHMSIKNKGDGQPSNSDTAAELQPHQISHSQADNMTVLRNEMIVLTFRNIIVAIKEQPSVLSPFNRTEVVLVQGGEALQVGLLNSHDIYGGIVLVLHTELSPLIVELMPSQGNWYLTRMIFMNNTYYPRELYFFGFEFSLCCTDITVYNSDGSRFSFFDFHLDILWQDKDNGLDLEYEVKPCWNCSILMTPTMAQTIFVVLIIAAILWMGLAILLSIGQNQLLQNANDPDLHIKTDT from the exons ATGTATTTCATCGCAAGTCTTTTGTTGATAGTTCCTATTGCCTTAGCCTCAGCCCCAGTGACTAGTTCACCACCGGTTTTGGTCTGGGGCGTCGAAAC CCCTAAAGCCACCAGTATTTTTCAACCTGTAACAACGTCGCAGTTTCAAAAGATCATACGAAATCTGCAGAAGAATAATATGATAATTATTTACTTGGCCTCGGAG CTTGCTGCAAAGGATATAAACTGCGACTTGTGCTTTCCGTATCTCACCAAGATCCAGCCGATGAACTACTACAGCCAGGTGGAGGAGCCTCTAAATGCCGTGGAACGGGTGGCTGAAAAGACAGGAGAGCTTATCTGGCACATTCCCAAGATCACAGAAATGGGCAGCTTGGAGGCGGAAATGGAGCTGCCATGCCAAAAAGGAGAGATACACGCGTTCAGCTTTAACGATCGTAATTTGCTTGCTCACg ACGCTGCAATGGCGGTGGCAACCTATCAGTTCAGCGACTGCCCGGTGGTGCATGTGTACACCGCTTACACGGAGGAGGACAAAGCGCTCCAGCGTCGCAAATCCCAGAAGACCCAACACATGTCCATCAAGAATAAAGGCGATGGACAGCCGAGCAACTCTGATACCGCGGCGGAACTACAGCCGCATCAGATCAGCCACAGCCAGGCTGATAACATGACTGTGCTGCGTAACGAAATGATCGTACTCACCTTTCGCAACATAATCGTGGCCATCAAGGAGCAGCCCTCCGTGCTGTCACCCTTCAATCGAACGGAGGTGGTGCTCGTCCAGGGAGGGGAGGCACTGCAGGTGGGCCTGCTCAACAGCCATGACATCTACGGCGGCATTGTGCTGGTGCTCCATACAGAACTCAGTCCGCTAATCGTGGAGCTGATGCCATCGCAGGGCAATTGGTACCTAACGCGCATGATCTTCATGAACAACACCTACTATCCACGCGAACTCTACTTCTTCGGCTTTGAGTTCAGCCTGTGCTGCACGGACATCACTGTCTATAACTCGGATGGGTCGCGTTTCAGTTTCTTTGACTTTCATCTGGATATCCTGTGGCAAG ACAAGGACAATGGCTTGGACTTGGAATACGAGGTGAAGCCCTGCTGGAACTGTTCCATACTCATGACACCGACCATGGCGCAGACCATCTTCGTGGTGCTGATCATCGCGGCGATACTGTGGATGGGCCTGGCCATTCTACTCTCGATTGGCCAGAATCAATTGCTGCAGAACGCCAACGATCCTGACCTGCACATCAAGACGGACACCTAG